One genomic region from Leifsonia sp. Root1293 encodes:
- a CDS encoding YebC/PmpR family DNA-binding transcriptional regulator, whose translation MSGHSKWATTKHKKAIIDSRRAKSFAKLIKNIEVAAKMGGADLAGNPTLVDAIQKAKKTSVPIDNINRAVKRGAGLTGEAVDYTTIMYEGYGPNGVAMLIECLTDNKNRAAADVRTAVSRNGGTMGDPGSVAYNFHRKGLIVVSHADGLTEDDVLMAVLEAGAEEVTDEGETFEILTDPSQLVATRTALQEAGIDYDSADVAFVPSLKIEVDAETARKVFRLIDALEDSDDVQNIYTNLDLSAEAQAELEADE comes from the coding sequence ATGTCAGGGCATTCCAAGTGGGCAACGACCAAGCACAAGAAGGCGATCATCGACTCGCGTCGCGCCAAGTCGTTCGCCAAGTTGATCAAGAACATCGAGGTCGCCGCCAAGATGGGCGGTGCCGATCTGGCGGGTAACCCCACCCTCGTCGACGCCATCCAGAAGGCGAAGAAGACGTCGGTCCCGATCGACAACATCAACCGCGCGGTCAAGCGCGGCGCAGGCCTCACCGGTGAGGCCGTCGACTACACGACGATCATGTACGAGGGCTACGGTCCGAACGGCGTCGCGATGCTCATCGAGTGCCTCACGGACAACAAGAACCGCGCCGCGGCCGACGTGCGCACGGCCGTCAGCCGCAACGGCGGCACGATGGGCGACCCGGGCAGCGTCGCGTACAACTTCCACCGCAAGGGCCTCATCGTCGTCTCGCACGCCGACGGCCTGACCGAGGACGATGTCCTGATGGCGGTGCTCGAGGCCGGCGCCGAAGAGGTCACCGACGAGGGCGAGACCTTCGAGATCCTCACCGACCCGTCGCAGCTCGTCGCGACCCGTACCGCCCTCCAGGAGGCCGGGATCGACTACGACTCCGCCGACGTGGCCTTCGTGCCGAGCCTCAAGATCGAGGTCGACGCCGAGACTGCCCGCAAGGTGTTCCGTCTCATCGACGCCCTCGAGGACTCGGACGACGTGCAGAACATCTACACGAACCTCGACCTGAGCGCCGAGGCGCAGGCCGAACTCGAAGCAGACGAGTAG
- the ruvC gene encoding crossover junction endodeoxyribonuclease RuvC, producing MRVLGVDPGLTRCGVGVIDVAPDRTAKLVDVVVIRSSPELPIEQRLAHVAAGLEAILDEHRPQTVALERVFARSDVSTIMGTAQISGVAMYLAAKRALPVSLHTPSEVKAAITGYGRADKAQVGAMVARILGLESVPKPADAADALALALCHAWRSGTPGAPAGGGALTPAQEAWRAAERSASASAGARRLSR from the coding sequence GTGCGGGTGCTCGGCGTCGACCCCGGCCTGACCCGGTGCGGCGTCGGCGTCATCGACGTGGCGCCGGACCGGACGGCGAAGCTCGTCGACGTCGTGGTCATCCGCTCGTCGCCCGAGCTGCCGATCGAACAGCGGCTGGCCCATGTCGCTGCCGGGCTCGAGGCGATCCTCGACGAGCACCGGCCCCAAACCGTCGCGCTGGAGCGGGTCTTCGCCCGCAGCGACGTGTCGACGATCATGGGCACCGCCCAGATCTCGGGCGTCGCGATGTACCTGGCGGCCAAACGAGCCCTGCCGGTCTCGCTGCACACGCCGAGTGAGGTGAAGGCGGCGATCACGGGCTACGGCCGCGCCGACAAGGCGCAGGTGGGAGCGATGGTCGCCCGGATCCTCGGCCTCGAGTCCGTTCCGAAGCCCGCGGATGCCGCCGACGCCCTGGCGCTCGCGCTCTGCCATGCCTGGCGTTCCGGAACGCCGGGAGCGCCGGCGGGCGGAGGGGCGCTCACCCCCGCGCAGGAAGCGTGGCGCGCCGCGGAGCGCAGCGCCTCGGCGTCGGCGGGCGCCCGTAGGCTGAGTCGGTGA
- the ruvA gene encoding Holliday junction branch migration protein RuvA, with protein sequence MISSLRGTVLSALGGTVVLEVGGVGFSVLTTPAAALSVRIGDEARLLTTLVVREDSLTLFGFPTAEELSVFEVLMGVTGVGPKSALGVLAALSPDQIARAVATEDDAAFRKVSGIGPKTAKLIVLSLTGKLLVAPGAAPAPASVPASSTGESVVAALVGLGWSERVAATAVEEIMGETPDISVPVALRQALSRLGPATQSGSRA encoded by the coding sequence GTGATCTCCTCCCTTCGCGGCACAGTCCTCTCGGCCCTGGGCGGCACAGTCGTCCTCGAGGTCGGCGGCGTCGGCTTCTCGGTCCTCACCACGCCGGCTGCTGCCCTGTCCGTGCGCATCGGCGACGAGGCGCGTCTGCTCACGACGCTGGTGGTGCGCGAGGACTCGCTCACCCTGTTCGGGTTCCCGACGGCCGAGGAGCTCAGTGTCTTCGAGGTGCTCATGGGTGTGACCGGCGTCGGCCCGAAGTCAGCCCTCGGCGTGCTCGCCGCCCTCTCGCCCGATCAGATCGCCCGTGCCGTGGCCACGGAGGATGACGCGGCCTTCCGCAAGGTCAGCGGAATCGGGCCCAAGACCGCGAAGCTCATCGTGCTCTCCCTCACGGGCAAGCTCCTCGTGGCTCCCGGGGCGGCTCCGGCCCCCGCATCCGTCCCGGCGTCGAGCACGGGCGAGAGCGTCGTCGCCGCCCTCGTCGGCCTCGGTTGGTCGGAGCGCGTCGCGGCGACGGCCGTCGAGGAGATCATGGGTGAGACTCCCGACATCAGCGTTCCCGTCGCCCTGCGCCAGGCGCTGTCGCGTCTCGGTCCGGCCACCCAGAGCGGGAGCCGGGCATGA
- the ruvB gene encoding Holliday junction branch migration DNA helicase RuvB: MTDLDLTNPELESESELAFEGALRPRSLGEFVGQTKVRGQLQLLLTAATMQQRTPDHILLAGPPGLGKTTLAMIVAHEAGRPLRMSSGPAIQHAGDLAAVLSSLVPGEVLFIDEIHRMARSAEEMLYLAMEDFRIDIMVGKGAGATSVPLDLAPFTLVGATTRSGLLPNPLRDRFGFTAHLEFYADSELEQVLERAARLLELRIDRDAIAEIAGRCRGTPRIANRLLRRVRDYTLVHGRPTDGSEMARADVASVRAALDLYEVDSLGLDRLDRQVMTTMLERFGGGPVGLNTLAVSVGEEAETIEAVVEPFLVRIGLITRTPRGRMATPEGWRHFGLRQPGVGLTLDDL, encoded by the coding sequence ATGACCGATCTCGATCTCACGAACCCCGAGCTCGAGAGCGAGTCCGAACTCGCCTTCGAGGGTGCGCTGCGACCACGATCCCTCGGCGAGTTCGTCGGACAGACCAAGGTGCGCGGCCAGCTGCAGCTCCTCCTCACCGCCGCGACCATGCAGCAGCGCACGCCTGACCACATCCTTCTCGCCGGCCCGCCCGGGCTCGGCAAGACGACCCTCGCCATGATCGTCGCCCACGAGGCCGGGAGGCCGCTGCGCATGTCGAGCGGCCCGGCCATCCAGCATGCCGGAGACCTGGCTGCCGTGTTGAGTTCGCTCGTTCCGGGGGAGGTGCTCTTCATCGACGAGATCCACCGCATGGCACGTTCGGCGGAGGAGATGCTCTACCTCGCCATGGAGGACTTCCGCATCGACATCATGGTGGGCAAGGGTGCAGGGGCGACATCCGTTCCCCTCGATCTCGCGCCGTTCACCCTCGTCGGTGCAACCACACGATCGGGGCTGTTGCCGAATCCGCTGCGCGACCGCTTCGGCTTCACGGCGCACCTGGAGTTCTACGCGGACTCCGAACTGGAGCAGGTGCTGGAACGCGCCGCCAGGCTGCTCGAACTCCGCATCGACCGTGATGCCATCGCCGAGATCGCGGGCCGGTGCCGCGGCACGCCGCGTATCGCCAACCGGCTGCTGCGCCGCGTACGCGACTACACGCTCGTGCACGGGCGTCCGACCGACGGCTCGGAGATGGCGCGAGCCGATGTCGCCTCGGTTCGGGCCGCCCTCGATCTCTACGAGGTCGACTCGCTCGGCCTCGACCGCCTCGACCGGCAGGTCATGACGACGATGCTCGAGCGCTTCGGCGGGGGACCTGTCGGGCTCAACACCCTCGCCGTGTCTGTGGGAGAAGAGGCCGAGACCATCGAGGCCGTCGTCGAGCCGTTCCTGGTGCGCATAGGTCTCATCACCCGCACACCCCGAGGCCGCATGGCGACCCCGGAGGGATGGCGTCACTTCGGGCTCAGGCAGCCGGGAGTGGGCCTCACGCTCGATGACCTATAA
- the yajC gene encoding preprotein translocase subunit YajC: MDPITLIMLAVLALLIFFMFRNSRKRSKDQANLQSTIVPGAKVMTNFGVFGTILSIDEEENEVLLETTPGTVLTVHRQTVARVVTPAAGTESTAVDAPHDELSTEPEFGERIDESANSDTTVVGDIDVDGQDPKKSND; encoded by the coding sequence TTGGATCCGATCACACTCATCATGCTCGCCGTGCTGGCGCTGCTCATCTTCTTCATGTTCCGCAACAGCCGCAAGCGCTCGAAGGACCAGGCCAACCTGCAGTCCACGATCGTTCCCGGTGCCAAGGTCATGACCAACTTCGGCGTCTTCGGCACCATCCTCTCCATCGATGAGGAGGAGAACGAGGTGCTCCTGGAGACCACTCCCGGCACCGTCCTGACCGTTCACCGCCAGACCGTTGCGCGCGTCGTCACGCCTGCCGCCGGCACGGAGTCGACGGCCGTCGACGCCCCGCACGACGAGCTCTCCACCGAGCCCGAGTTCGGTGAGCGCATCGACGAATCGGCCAACAGCGACACCACGGTCGTCGGAGACATCGACGTCGACGGGCAAGACCCCAAGAAGTCGAACGACTGA
- the secD gene encoding protein translocase subunit SecD, which produces MAKSTPVKKAWRSLSWLGAIVIALVAINTAAVLWGGGSWTPKLALDLEGGTQIILAPKLETGQTVTDEQLTQAVSIIRQRVDASGVSEAEISTQGGSNIVVAIPGELDEETKNRIQSSAKLELRPVLLAGAPSDSSVGGDASASPTPSPTESLRATPTVSPTNGSDTNWITPALQAEYDAFDCSSDEAATTNAAPADVPLVTCDTTGTVKYLLGPVEVDGADIKDATNGQETNQQGASTGRWVVNLTFNEQGTKDFGEVSQRLYGLTATPPLNQFAFVIDGQVLSAPSMNGVITDGKPSISGSFDQESSKALADQLKFGALPISFTVQSSETITATLGSSQLLSGLIAGLIGLLLVFGYSLFQYRLLGTVTIVSLLVAGVITYLTLCILSWYQGYRLSLAGVAGVIVAIGFTADSFIVYFERVRDELRDGRVLGSAVEAGWKRALRTIYASKATNLLAAIVLFVIAVGSVKGFAVTLGITTVIDVIIVVLFTHPMLQLLAQTRFFSSGHPLSGLDPTALGAVYRGRAEFRTSTQLTAAKAASSSREAAKRQTIAERKAAEAAALDASGGSTTAKSPVTTPSGSGDISKNGKES; this is translated from the coding sequence GTGGCAAAGTCGACACCCGTCAAGAAGGCGTGGCGTTCCCTCTCGTGGCTCGGAGCGATCGTCATCGCCCTCGTCGCGATCAACACCGCGGCCGTTCTGTGGGGCGGAGGGTCATGGACCCCCAAGCTCGCGCTCGACCTCGAGGGCGGAACGCAGATCATCCTCGCGCCCAAGCTCGAGACGGGTCAGACTGTCACCGATGAGCAGCTCACCCAGGCCGTCTCGATCATCCGCCAGCGCGTCGACGCCTCAGGTGTCAGCGAGGCCGAGATCAGCACGCAGGGTGGAAGCAACATCGTCGTCGCCATTCCGGGTGAGCTCGATGAGGAGACCAAGAACCGCATCCAGTCGTCGGCGAAGCTCGAGCTGCGTCCGGTGCTTCTCGCCGGCGCCCCGTCGGACTCCTCGGTCGGCGGTGACGCCAGTGCGTCGCCGACGCCGTCACCGACGGAATCCTTGCGGGCCACCCCCACGGTGAGCCCGACGAACGGTTCCGACACGAACTGGATCACCCCGGCGCTCCAGGCCGAGTACGACGCGTTCGACTGCTCCTCGGATGAGGCGGCCACGACGAACGCGGCACCGGCCGACGTTCCCCTCGTCACCTGCGACACCACCGGGACCGTCAAGTACCTGCTCGGCCCCGTCGAGGTCGACGGTGCGGACATCAAGGACGCCACCAACGGCCAGGAGACCAACCAGCAGGGCGCGTCCACCGGCCGCTGGGTCGTCAACCTCACGTTCAACGAGCAGGGCACCAAGGACTTCGGCGAGGTCAGCCAGCGCCTCTACGGCCTGACCGCCACACCGCCGCTCAACCAGTTCGCCTTCGTGATCGACGGCCAGGTCCTCTCGGCTCCGAGCATGAACGGCGTCATCACCGATGGCAAGCCGTCGATCTCGGGCAGCTTCGACCAGGAGTCCTCGAAGGCACTCGCCGATCAGCTGAAGTTCGGCGCGCTGCCGATCAGCTTCACCGTGCAGTCGTCCGAGACCATCACGGCGACCCTCGGCTCCTCTCAGCTGCTGAGCGGCCTCATCGCCGGCCTCATCGGCCTGCTGCTGGTCTTCGGATACTCGCTGTTCCAGTACCGCCTGCTCGGCACCGTCACGATCGTCTCGCTGCTCGTCGCCGGTGTCATCACCTACCTGACGCTCTGCATCCTGTCGTGGTACCAGGGCTACCGCCTCTCGCTCGCCGGCGTCGCCGGTGTGATCGTCGCGATCGGCTTCACGGCCGACTCGTTCATCGTGTACTTCGAGCGCGTACGCGACGAGTTGCGTGACGGCCGCGTGCTGGGCTCCGCCGTCGAAGCGGGCTGGAAGAGGGCACTGCGCACCATCTACGCATCGAAGGCGACCAACTTGCTCGCGGCGATCGTGCTCTTCGTCATCGCCGTCGGCAGCGTCAAGGGCTTCGCCGTGACGCTGGGTATCACGACGGTCATCGACGTCATCATCGTGGTGCTGTTCACCCACCCCATGCTGCAGCTGCTCGCGCAGACCCGGTTCTTCTCGAGCGGACATCCGCTGTCCGGCCTCGACCCGACGGCCCTCGGGGCCGTCTACCGCGGTCGCGCCGAGTTCCGCACCAGCACGCAGCTGACCGCGGCCAAGGCGGCCAGCAGCTCGCGTGAGGCTGCCAAGCGCCAGACCATCGCAGAGCGCAAGGCCGCAGAGGCCGCGGCGCTCGACGCGTCCGGCGGATCCACGACCGCCAAGTCGCCCGTAACCACCCCGTCGGGCTCCGGCGATATCTCGAAGAACGGGAAGGAGTCCTGA
- the secF gene encoding protein translocase subunit SecF has translation MASRLTTFGNDLYTGKRSFDFVAKRKLWFIIVGALVLISILIPVLRGGFNLGIEFRGGSQFQITGVSDAETQPATDAVASVVPDAVAHVTIVGGGSGVRVQTDQLTTAETKDVATALEDAYDVTEADVSSSFIGPVWGADITRQTIQGLIVFLLLAAVGMALYFRTWKMSLAAIIALLADLVITSGIYAASGFEVTPAAIIGLLTILAYSLYDTVVVFDKIRENTQEDVVETKRTFAESVNLAVNQTLVRSINTSVIAALPVASILFIGAFALGADTLRDISLALLIGILVGTWSTVFLAAPLYSLLREGEKSVSKHDAKVRSIRERAAADAAPAEELTV, from the coding sequence ATGGCCAGCCGTCTGACAACGTTCGGCAACGACCTCTACACGGGCAAGCGCTCCTTCGACTTCGTCGCGAAGCGCAAGCTCTGGTTCATCATCGTCGGCGCCCTGGTGCTGATCTCGATCCTCATCCCGGTCCTGCGCGGAGGCTTCAACCTCGGCATCGAGTTCCGCGGCGGTTCCCAGTTCCAGATCACCGGTGTCAGCGACGCCGAGACCCAGCCGGCGACGGATGCCGTCGCATCCGTCGTTCCCGATGCCGTGGCTCACGTCACGATCGTGGGCGGCGGCAGCGGCGTGCGCGTGCAGACCGACCAGCTCACGACTGCCGAGACGAAGGACGTCGCTACGGCCCTCGAGGACGCCTACGACGTCACGGAGGCCGACGTCTCGTCGTCGTTCATCGGACCCGTCTGGGGAGCCGACATCACGCGGCAGACCATCCAGGGCCTGATCGTCTTCCTGCTGCTCGCAGCCGTGGGCATGGCGCTCTACTTCCGAACGTGGAAGATGTCGCTCGCCGCCATCATCGCGCTGCTCGCCGACCTCGTCATCACGTCGGGCATCTATGCGGCGTCCGGATTCGAGGTCACGCCGGCGGCGATCATCGGCCTGCTCACGATCCTCGCGTACTCGCTCTACGACACCGTCGTGGTCTTCGACAAGATCCGCGAGAACACGCAGGAGGACGTGGTCGAGACCAAACGCACGTTCGCCGAGTCCGTGAACCTCGCGGTGAACCAGACCCTCGTGCGCTCGATCAACACCAGCGTCATCGCCGCCCTTCCTGTCGCGTCGATCCTCTTCATCGGAGCCTTCGCGCTCGGTGCGGACACCCTGCGCGACATCTCGCTCGCGCTGCTGATAGGTATCCTGGTCGGCACCTGGTCGACGGTCTTCCTCGCCGCCCCGCTCTACTCGCTGCTGCGCGAGGGCGAGAAGAGCGTGTCGAAGCACGACGCCAAGGTGCGGTCCATCCGCGAGCGGGCAGCGGCCGATGCCGCCCCCGCCGAGGAGCTCACGGTTTGA
- a CDS encoding RelA/SpoT family protein yields MTDTNTSSTASLRRLVPRIFSKAQPVGAVDTLMRTVRMHHPKADLSIIERAYTVAEKAHTGQKRRSGEPYITHPVAVAQILADLGIGAKTVAAALLHDTVEDTEYTLDQVRADFGDEIAMLVDGVTKLDKVKYGDSTQAETVRKMIVAMSKDIRVLIIKLADRLHNARTWGFVPAESATRKATETLEIYAPLAHRLGIQAIKWELEDLSFAVLYPKIYAEIESLVRQRTPEREQFVQNVIDAVNGDLKAGKIRGNVVGRPKQYYSIYQKMVVRGREFDEIYDLVGIRVLVNSVRDCYAVLGSIHARWTPLPGRFKDYIATPKFNLYQSLHTTVLGPAGRPVEIQIRTHEMHQRAEFGVAAHWKYKEQVNGKSNGPGPQSENDMAWLAHISDWQAETSDPGEFLDSLRYEIGAKEVYVFTPKGRVIGLPADATPVDFAYAVHTEVGHRTMGAKVNGRLVPLESTLSSGDVVEVFTSKNPDSGPSQDWLNFVKSARARNKIRQWFTKERRDEAIEQGRDAIARAMRKQNLPLQKLMSQDSFAEVAAQLKYVDVSALYAAVGEGHVSTQSVLEKVVASVQADTEVETNDFSLPAKGRTQMLRDSDSGVLVRGAPDILVKLARCCTPVPGDPIVGFITRGQGVSVHQADCHNVAGLMKEPERMIEVEWAPTSKSLFLVQIQIEALDRAGLLSDVTRVLSEHHVNILSANVSTSRDRLALSRFVFEMGDTTHLDRVLNAVRRIEGVYDVYRVSDG; encoded by the coding sequence ATGACGGATACGAACACGTCATCCACGGCGTCGCTGCGCCGTCTTGTGCCGCGCATCTTCTCGAAGGCCCAGCCCGTCGGGGCCGTGGACACTCTCATGCGCACCGTTCGGATGCATCATCCGAAGGCCGACCTCTCGATCATCGAGCGCGCCTACACCGTCGCCGAGAAGGCCCACACGGGCCAGAAGCGCCGCAGCGGCGAGCCGTACATCACGCACCCCGTCGCCGTCGCGCAGATCCTCGCCGACCTCGGCATCGGCGCCAAGACCGTGGCGGCTGCCCTGCTGCACGACACCGTCGAGGACACCGAGTACACCCTCGACCAGGTGCGGGCGGACTTCGGCGACGAGATCGCGATGCTCGTCGACGGCGTCACCAAGCTCGACAAGGTCAAGTACGGCGACTCCACCCAGGCCGAGACCGTCCGCAAGATGATCGTGGCGATGTCGAAGGACATCCGCGTGCTCATCATCAAGCTGGCCGACCGGCTGCACAACGCCCGCACCTGGGGATTCGTGCCGGCCGAGTCCGCGACCCGCAAGGCGACCGAGACCCTCGAGATCTATGCGCCGCTCGCCCACAGGCTCGGAATCCAGGCGATCAAGTGGGAGCTGGAGGACCTGTCCTTCGCCGTGCTGTACCCGAAGATCTACGCCGAGATCGAGTCGCTCGTGCGCCAGCGCACGCCCGAGCGTGAGCAGTTCGTGCAGAACGTCATCGACGCCGTGAACGGCGACCTCAAGGCTGGCAAGATCCGCGGCAACGTCGTCGGGCGTCCGAAGCAGTACTACTCGATCTACCAGAAGATGGTGGTCCGAGGCCGCGAATTCGACGAGATTTACGACCTCGTGGGCATCAGGGTGCTGGTGAACTCGGTGCGCGACTGCTACGCCGTGCTCGGGTCCATCCACGCCCGGTGGACGCCGCTGCCCGGACGCTTCAAGGACTACATCGCCACCCCGAAGTTCAACCTGTACCAGTCGCTGCACACGACGGTGCTCGGGCCGGCCGGCCGGCCGGTGGAGATCCAGATCCGCACGCACGAGATGCACCAGCGTGCCGAGTTCGGTGTCGCCGCCCACTGGAAGTACAAGGAACAGGTCAACGGCAAGTCGAACGGGCCCGGCCCGCAGAGCGAGAACGACATGGCGTGGCTCGCGCACATCTCGGACTGGCAGGCCGAGACGAGCGACCCCGGCGAGTTCCTCGATTCGCTGCGCTACGAGATCGGTGCGAAGGAGGTCTACGTCTTCACGCCGAAGGGCCGGGTGATCGGCCTGCCCGCGGATGCGACCCCTGTCGACTTCGCCTACGCCGTGCACACCGAGGTCGGCCACCGCACCATGGGGGCGAAGGTCAACGGCCGGCTCGTTCCCCTCGAGTCCACGCTGTCCAGCGGCGACGTCGTCGAGGTCTTCACCTCGAAGAATCCCGACTCCGGGCCCAGCCAGGACTGGCTGAACTTCGTCAAGAGCGCGCGGGCACGCAACAAGATCCGTCAGTGGTTCACCAAGGAGCGCCGCGACGAGGCCATCGAGCAGGGCCGCGATGCCATCGCCAGGGCGATGCGCAAGCAGAACCTCCCCCTGCAGAAGCTGATGAGCCAGGACTCCTTCGCCGAGGTGGCCGCCCAGCTCAAGTACGTGGACGTGTCTGCTCTCTACGCTGCCGTCGGCGAGGGACACGTCTCGACCCAGTCTGTGCTCGAGAAGGTCGTCGCGAGCGTGCAGGCCGACACCGAGGTGGAGACCAACGACTTCTCGCTGCCCGCGAAGGGTCGCACGCAGATGCTGCGCGACAGCGACTCCGGCGTGCTGGTGCGCGGCGCACCCGACATCCTGGTCAAGCTGGCCCGGTGCTGCACACCGGTGCCCGGCGACCCCATCGTGGGCTTCATCACCCGCGGCCAGGGAGTGTCGGTGCACCAGGCCGACTGCCACAACGTCGCCGGCCTCATGAAGGAGCCGGAGCGCATGATCGAGGTGGAGTGGGCTCCGACCTCGAAGAGCCTGTTCCTCGTCCAGATCCAGATCGAGGCGCTCGACCGCGCCGGTCTGCTCTCCGACGTCACCCGAGTGCTCTCGGAGCACCACGTGAACATCCTCTCGGCGAACGTCTCGACCTCACGCGACAGACTGGCGCTCAGCCGCTTCGTCTTCGAGATGGGCGACACGACGCATCTCGACAGGGTGTTGAACGCCGTGCGCCGCATCGAGGGCGTCTACGACGTCTACCGCGTCAGCGACGGCTGA
- a CDS encoding DUF349 domain-containing protein produces the protein MVTEKEHPWGRVDETGTVFVREADGEREVGQFPDGTPEEALGYFERKYTDLAGQVTLLEQRAKRGGPAVDISKAVASLSSTISTANAVGDLASLTRRLDALGGTVSELTEAQSAEEKAASEAAVVERTAIVEAAEALAAADPAKTQWKQATAELDALFARWQTHQQEGPRIPKGTANELWKRFRAARTIIEQHRKAFFADLDSAHRDVRSRKQALIEQAEALAPKGADGIPTYRNLLEDWKTAGRAGKKQDDALWARFKAAGDVLYGAKAEVDAQENEEYSGNLTLKLALLEEAEPILTETDRTKARTALTSIQRRWDEIGKVPRDQVKVVEERLRKVEAAVRKLDDDHWKRNNPETKARTEGLAGQLNDAIAKLEADLEKATASKDAKAIAEATEALETRKAWLKAIGQ, from the coding sequence GTGGTAACTGAGAAAGAGCACCCCTGGGGTCGCGTCGACGAGACGGGCACGGTCTTCGTGCGCGAAGCCGACGGCGAACGCGAAGTGGGTCAGTTCCCCGACGGAACACCTGAAGAGGCCCTCGGCTACTTCGAGCGCAAGTACACCGACCTCGCCGGACAGGTCACCCTGCTCGAGCAGCGCGCCAAGCGCGGCGGCCCGGCCGTCGACATCTCGAAGGCCGTCGCCTCTCTGAGCTCGACCATCTCGACGGCCAACGCCGTCGGCGACCTGGCCTCGCTCACGCGCCGTCTCGACGCCCTCGGAGGTACGGTCTCCGAGCTGACCGAGGCCCAGAGCGCCGAGGAGAAGGCTGCGTCCGAAGCCGCCGTCGTCGAGCGCACCGCCATCGTCGAGGCCGCTGAAGCCCTCGCAGCGGCCGACCCTGCCAAGACGCAGTGGAAGCAGGCCACGGCCGAGCTCGACGCCCTCTTCGCCCGTTGGCAGACCCACCAGCAGGAGGGTCCGCGCATCCCGAAGGGCACCGCGAACGAGCTCTGGAAGCGGTTCCGGGCGGCTCGCACCATCATCGAGCAGCACCGCAAGGCCTTCTTCGCCGACCTCGACTCGGCTCACCGCGACGTGCGCAGCCGCAAGCAGGCTCTCATCGAGCAGGCCGAGGCGCTCGCGCCCAAGGGTGCCGACGGCATCCCGACCTACCGCAACCTCCTCGAGGACTGGAAGACCGCCGGTCGGGCCGGGAAGAAGCAGGACGACGCCCTGTGGGCGCGCTTCAAGGCAGCCGGCGACGTGCTCTACGGCGCCAAGGCCGAGGTCGACGCCCAGGAGAACGAGGAGTACTCGGGCAATCTCACGCTGAAGCTCGCACTGTTGGAGGAGGCGGAGCCGATCCTCACCGAGACCGACCGCACGAAGGCACGCACCGCCCTCACCTCCATCCAGCGCCGCTGGGACGAGATCGGCAAGGTGCCGCGCGACCAGGTCAAGGTGGTCGAGGAGCGCCTGCGCAAGGTGGAGGCCGCCGTGCGCAAGCTCGACGACGACCACTGGAAGCGCAACAACCCCGAGACCAAGGCCCGCACCGAGGGCCTCGCCGGACAACTGAACGACGCCATCGCCAAGCTGGAGGCCGACCTCGAGAAGGCGACGGCCTCGAAGGACGCGAAGGCCATCGCCGAGGCCACCGAGGCGCTGGAGACCCGCAAGGCCTGGCTCAAGGCCATCGGCCAGTAG
- a CDS encoding peptidylprolyl isomerase, with translation MASNNRPDRETREARQRLRAYQARQKVHQHKVSRRRRDNIIASIVVVAVAVIAIGAQLAYFNGGPGTPSPEPSASATPTPTATAAAGENSGDVPPVSVAEDRSWTGSMKLNDVALDFTLDGAAAPQAVASTVSLIQNGFYDGVTCHRLTTGDGFEVLQCGDPEGTGAGGPGYSYGPIENAPADGVYPAGTIAMARQGGNAYSMGSQFFIVYGDTTIPADAAGGYSVIGTVTGGLDELISQITSKGVEGGGGDGKPAVPVTMSDLSVQ, from the coding sequence GTGGCATCGAACAACCGTCCGGACCGTGAGACCCGCGAGGCCCGTCAGCGCCTTCGTGCCTACCAGGCCCGGCAGAAGGTTCACCAGCACAAGGTCAGCCGGCGACGCCGCGACAACATCATCGCGAGCATCGTCGTCGTCGCCGTCGCGGTCATCGCCATCGGCGCCCAGCTCGCCTACTTCAACGGCGGTCCAGGCACGCCATCTCCCGAGCCGTCGGCCAGCGCCACCCCCACCCCGACCGCGACCGCAGCGGCGGGCGAGAACTCCGGCGATGTGCCGCCGGTGTCGGTCGCAGAGGACCGCAGTTGGACCGGCTCGATGAAGCTCAACGACGTCGCCCTCGACTTCACCCTCGACGGCGCAGCGGCACCGCAGGCCGTCGCATCGACGGTCAGCCTGATCCAGAACGGCTTCTACGACGGCGTGACCTGCCACCGGCTGACCACGGGCGATGGCTTCGAGGTCCTGCAGTGCGGTGACCCGGAGGGCACCGGTGCAGGAGGCCCGGGCTACAGCTACGGACCGATCGAGAACGCACCGGCCGATGGCGTGTACCCGGCCGGAACCATCGCCATGGCGCGCCAGGGCGGCAACGCCTACAGCATGGGCAGCCAGTTCTTCATCGTCTACGGCGACACCACGATCCCGGCGGATGCCGCAGGCGGTTACTCGGTCATCGGCACCGTCACCGGAGGACTCGACGAGCTGATCTCCCAGATCACCTCGAAGGGCGTCGAGGGCGGTGGCGGCGACGGCAAGCCGGCGGTTCCCGTGACGATGTCCGATCTGTCCGTCCAGTAG